One part of the Gemmatimonadaceae bacterium genome encodes these proteins:
- a CDS encoding AAA family ATPase codes for MSDVAPNDDGADARPFDAISYLAGVDAHGGRLDAVPTGFPSLDALLSGGPRRGDLVVLAGDSGCGKSALAMAIALRAAEAEYDVALFSGEYGPERLFERALAMTGRARVDDLRHGTLDEAGRASVAAAALRLRERAPMFSHVAPNGVAGLSDLLIEHLGLDLLVVDPVQSLAVGRLPRDEELAHAVLQLKSLAVRRQCVVLAVSHLAVPVRERADPRPQLEDLGILGALAHHADIVLGLYREEQYHAANDIDGAAEVHVRKSRDGSLGYADLFYFKAWLRFEDMVEP; via the coding sequence ATGAGCGACGTCGCGCCTAACGACGACGGCGCGGATGCCCGCCCGTTCGACGCCATCTCGTACCTCGCCGGCGTGGACGCGCACGGTGGGCGCCTCGACGCGGTTCCCACGGGCTTTCCCAGCCTCGACGCGCTCCTGAGCGGTGGCCCGCGCCGCGGGGATCTCGTGGTCCTCGCCGGCGACAGTGGCTGCGGCAAGTCCGCCCTCGCCATGGCCATCGCCCTGCGCGCCGCCGAGGCCGAATACGACGTGGCACTGTTCTCCGGCGAATACGGACCCGAGCGACTCTTCGAACGCGCCCTCGCGATGACGGGACGCGCGCGCGTCGACGACCTGCGACACGGCACGCTCGACGAAGCCGGGCGCGCGTCCGTCGCGGCCGCCGCGCTCCGCCTGCGCGAGCGCGCGCCCATGTTCTCGCACGTCGCGCCCAACGGCGTGGCCGGGCTGTCCGACCTGCTCATCGAGCACCTCGGCCTCGACCTGCTCGTGGTGGACCCGGTACAGTCTCTCGCTGTCGGTCGCCTGCCCAGGGACGAGGAACTGGCCCACGCGGTGCTCCAGCTCAAGTCGCTCGCCGTTCGGCGGCAGTGTGTGGTCCTCGCGGTGAGCCATCTGGCCGTGCCGGTCCGCGAACGGGCCGATCCGCGGCCTCAACTCGAGGACCTCGGTATCCTGGGCGCGCTGGCCCACCACGCCGACATCGTCCTGGGACTGTACCGCGAAGAACAGTATCACGCCGCCAACGATATCGATGGCGCCGCCGAGGTGCACGTGCGCAAGAGTCGCGACGGCTCGTTAGGCTACGCCGATCTGTTCTACTTCAAGGCGTGGCTGCGGTTCGAGGACATGGTGGAACCCTGA
- a CDS encoding ABC transporter ATP-binding protein — translation MLRRLFPFLRPHAARMSATIACNLIAAWLDVFSFTLLIPFLSQLFAVPVPGSAIVAFQQRVIGWFLASGAGDPMASLRNLVIVIVVAVTAKNAFVWLSGQLGASVQEGVTRDLRNAVYAHLQRMPLTWYTRTRAGQILARVMTDTQQTKQVITEAVTRSIQSAAMVVTAIVAMFVMSWRLSLLALVVAPILIGLLQPILRKLRKGHRRLGNQYGDLTSIVQESVAGVRLVKSYRGEPYEIDRFREASGRYSRGMVRINRLSLMAQPITETVATGIAMLILWVGAREVLGAGTLSGAELITFLAMVMRMLQPLKQLSQVPAVAQQSLAAADRIFEVLDHPVEDDRGSCTVRGLEREVRFDDVRFAYDDGDVLQDISFTARQGDVVALVGASGAGKSTLVDLIPRFYTPTGGRITIDGVDTRDLTLESLRSLTGVVSQDTVLFNDTVRNNIAYAAPGRYTDAQIEAAARAANAHAFIAELPDGYDTILGERGTRLSGGQRQRLAIARALLTDPPILILDEATSALDTESERLVQEAIDRLLAGRTVFVIAHRLSTIQHATQILVLERGRIVERGTHRELMGASGAYRRLHDLQFADRRVPAGA, via the coding sequence ATGCTGCGCCGCCTTTTTCCCTTTCTCCGCCCGCACGCCGCGAGGATGTCGGCCACCATCGCCTGCAACCTCATCGCGGCGTGGCTCGACGTGTTCTCGTTCACGCTGCTCATCCCGTTTCTGAGCCAGCTCTTCGCCGTTCCGGTGCCGGGCAGCGCGATCGTCGCGTTTCAGCAGCGCGTCATCGGCTGGTTCCTCGCCAGCGGTGCCGGCGATCCCATGGCGTCGCTCCGGAACCTGGTCATCGTCATCGTCGTCGCCGTCACGGCCAAGAACGCCTTCGTGTGGCTGAGCGGGCAACTCGGCGCGTCGGTACAGGAGGGCGTGACCCGCGACCTGCGCAACGCCGTCTATGCACACCTCCAGCGCATGCCGCTGACCTGGTACACCCGCACCAGAGCCGGGCAGATCCTCGCGCGCGTGATGACCGACACGCAGCAGACGAAGCAGGTCATCACCGAGGCCGTGACCCGATCCATCCAGAGCGCGGCGATGGTCGTGACGGCCATCGTCGCGATGTTCGTGATGTCGTGGCGGCTCTCGCTCCTCGCGCTGGTGGTCGCGCCGATCCTCATCGGCCTGCTGCAACCCATTCTCCGCAAACTGCGGAAGGGCCACCGACGGCTCGGCAACCAGTACGGCGACCTCACCAGCATCGTGCAGGAGTCGGTGGCCGGTGTGCGCCTCGTGAAATCGTATCGCGGCGAACCGTACGAGATCGACCGCTTCCGCGAGGCGAGCGGTCGCTATTCACGCGGCATGGTGCGCATCAACCGGCTCAGCCTCATGGCGCAGCCGATCACCGAGACCGTGGCGACCGGCATCGCCATGCTCATCCTGTGGGTGGGCGCTCGTGAAGTCCTCGGCGCCGGTACACTCAGCGGCGCGGAACTCATCACCTTCCTCGCCATGGTGATGCGCATGCTGCAGCCGCTCAAGCAGCTGTCGCAGGTGCCGGCCGTCGCCCAGCAATCCCTGGCCGCCGCCGATCGGATCTTCGAGGTGCTCGACCATCCCGTGGAGGACGACCGTGGGTCATGCACCGTCCGCGGCCTCGAGCGCGAGGTCCGCTTTGACGACGTGCGTTTTGCCTACGATGACGGCGACGTGTTGCAGGACATCAGTTTCACGGCGCGCCAGGGCGATGTGGTGGCGCTGGTCGGCGCGAGCGGAGCGGGGAAGAGCACGCTCGTGGACCTGATTCCGCGCTTCTACACCCCCACGGGAGGGCGCATCACGATCGACGGGGTGGACACGAGAGACCTCACCCTCGAGTCGTTGCGATCGCTCACGGGCGTCGTGTCCCAGGACACGGTCCTGTTCAACGACACGGTTCGGAACAACATCGCGTATGCCGCCCCCGGTCGGTACACCGATGCGCAGATCGAGGCGGCCGCGCGCGCCGCGAATGCCCACGCGTTCATCGCCGAGCTGCCGGACGGATACGACACGATCCTGGGTGAACGCGGCACGCGCCTCTCCGGCGGGCAGCGGCAGCGCCTCGCGATCGCGCGCGCCCTGCTCACCGACCCGCCGATCCTCATCCTCGATGAGGCGACTTCCGCGCTCGACACGGAGTCCGAGCGCCTCGTGCAGGAGGCCATCGATCGTCTGCTGGCCGGACGCACGGTGTTCGTGATCGCGCACCGTCTGTCCACGATCCAGCACGCGACGCAGATCCTCGTGCTCGAGCGTGGTCGCATCGTGGAACGTGGAACGCATCGAGAGCTGATGGGGGCGAGCGGGGCCTACCGGCGACTGCACGACCTGCAGTTCGCTGATCGCCGCGTCCCCGCCGGGGCCTGA
- a CDS encoding response regulator has protein sequence MPPLPRIGQPPKAVLWVDDEAELLEPHRLFLAEKGIDVSVATNADDAVEMIRRKPYDLLLLDEQMPGRRGLDAFREVREVAPTMPVVMITKSEDDATLREALGADVRDYLVKPVSPRQVLSAVTRVLEGPRIRQQAVARAFVERFRAMELERRPDLEWRGWIERFDELMRWDVDLAGAGESGLYDSLRGLYPDMHREFFAYMQQAYPGWLRDLEGDRPPLSIDVVPEFVLPVLARDTRVVLVVVDCMRLDQWRVIESTVSSLFDVETTHYFAVLPTATPYARNALFSGLFPGEIAARFPDWWGERDDESLNAHERELLEAQLMELRVQASVRYQKISTPGDSDELERHIATAIGPEGISAFVFNFVDLLTHGRSESAILYEVARDEIALRQLTLQWFQRSALLSLLREAARRKVAVVLTSDHGSIHCTTPATVFAKRDATHNLRYKFGEDLRAERPDQAMLVTNEDLLRLPRRGLGANTLLAVGNTFFVYPTKLREYQSRYRGSFLHGGVTPEECIVPLALLTPR, from the coding sequence ATGCCGCCGCTGCCCAGGATCGGCCAACCACCCAAAGCCGTGCTCTGGGTCGACGACGAAGCCGAGTTGCTGGAGCCCCACCGGCTCTTCCTCGCGGAAAAGGGGATCGACGTCTCCGTCGCGACCAACGCCGACGACGCGGTGGAGATGATCCGCCGCAAGCCGTATGACCTGCTGCTCCTCGACGAACAGATGCCCGGCCGCCGCGGCCTGGACGCGTTTCGCGAGGTGCGCGAGGTCGCGCCCACGATGCCGGTGGTCATGATCACCAAGTCGGAGGACGACGCCACCCTGCGCGAGGCGTTAGGCGCGGACGTCCGCGACTACCTGGTGAAGCCGGTGAGCCCGCGGCAGGTCCTGTCGGCGGTCACGCGCGTGCTCGAGGGGCCGCGCATTCGACAGCAGGCCGTGGCCCGGGCGTTCGTCGAGCGGTTCCGGGCCATGGAACTCGAGCGCCGGCCCGACCTCGAGTGGCGGGGCTGGATCGAGCGCTTCGACGAACTGATGCGCTGGGACGTCGACCTCGCCGGCGCTGGCGAATCGGGACTCTACGATTCACTGCGCGGGCTCTACCCGGACATGCATCGTGAGTTCTTCGCGTACATGCAGCAGGCGTACCCGGGGTGGCTGCGTGACCTCGAGGGCGATCGGCCACCGCTGTCGATCGACGTCGTGCCGGAGTTCGTGCTGCCAGTCCTCGCCCGCGACACGCGCGTGGTGCTGGTCGTGGTCGACTGCATGCGCCTCGACCAGTGGCGCGTGATCGAGTCCACGGTGTCATCACTCTTTGACGTCGAAACCACGCACTACTTTGCGGTGCTCCCCACCGCCACGCCGTACGCGCGCAACGCGCTGTTCAGCGGCCTGTTTCCAGGCGAGATCGCGGCACGCTTCCCGGACTGGTGGGGCGAGCGGGACGACGAATCCCTCAACGCCCACGAGCGCGAGCTGCTCGAAGCGCAGTTGATGGAGCTCAGGGTCCAGGCCTCGGTCCGCTATCAGAAGATCTCCACGCCCGGCGACTCGGACGAACTGGAGCGCCACATCGCCACCGCGATCGGCCCCGAGGGGATCAGCGCGTTCGTCTTCAACTTCGTGGACCTGCTCACCCACGGTCGCTCGGAGTCCGCCATCCTGTACGAGGTCGCGCGCGACGAGATCGCGCTCCGGCAGCTCACGCTGCAATGGTTCCAGCGATCCGCGCTCCTGTCGCTTCTGCGCGAGGCGGCACGGCGCAAGGTGGCCGTGGTTCTCACCAGCGACCACGGCTCCATTCACTGCACCACGCCGGCCACGGTCTTCGCCAAGCGCGACGCGACGCACAACCTCCGCTACAAGTTTGGCGAAGACCTCCGTGCCGAGCGCCCCGACCAGGCGATGCTCGTCACGAACGAGGATCTGCTCCGGCTCCCGCGTCGCGGCCTCGGCGCAAACACACTGCTCGCGGTCGGCAACACGTTCTTTGTCTACCCGACCAAGCTGCGCGAGTACCAGAGCCGGTATCGCGGCTCGTTCCTGCACGGGGGCGTGACACCGGAAGAATGCATTGTGCCGCTGGCGCTCCTCACGCCCAGGTAG
- a CDS encoding glycosyltransferase family 4 protein: protein MRLLFLETSGAWTGASRIFTAVAHALATRGHETAILGPEGSDLVRSARTSRARVFELEGERRRTGRDAAQLAARLVEFPADTVFVHGDASHLVAARALTKTRKGLLVRRLGAGETLEPTRRTRQAEKAWPVRYLYTTETPRTGHAAPSGTMSALRADLGVPVPDGPPAIVDDGYAVLACIATREALRRATNVLRAGALLAHQHPGLRLRVIGSAASDPDLQVLASALGLARRVEWFSQAASIGTALEGASAGWVVADGDDAGLGMLQLMAHGVVPLAERTPVAMRYVTPSVHGILMATLDPPAMAAETTLLLADRERRATMGAAGRARVEREFTLRDMLAGFEQAARGSRDRRTPA, encoded by the coding sequence GTGCGCCTGCTCTTCCTGGAGACCTCGGGCGCCTGGACCGGCGCGTCGCGCATCTTCACCGCCGTTGCGCATGCCCTGGCGACGCGCGGCCACGAGACGGCGATCCTCGGGCCCGAGGGCAGCGACCTCGTTCGCAGCGCGCGCACGTCGCGGGCGCGGGTGTTCGAGCTCGAAGGCGAACGCCGACGAACCGGTCGTGACGCCGCGCAGCTGGCCGCGCGACTCGTTGAGTTTCCGGCAGATACCGTGTTCGTGCACGGCGACGCATCGCACCTGGTCGCCGCACGCGCGCTCACGAAGACTCGCAAGGGCTTGCTCGTCAGGCGCCTTGGTGCGGGCGAGACGCTCGAACCGACGCGCCGCACCCGCCAGGCCGAAAAGGCGTGGCCGGTGCGCTACCTCTACACGACCGAAACGCCTCGCACGGGCCACGCGGCGCCGAGCGGCACGATGAGCGCGTTGCGCGCCGACCTGGGCGTGCCCGTTCCGGATGGTCCGCCGGCAATCGTCGACGATGGGTACGCCGTGCTGGCGTGCATTGCCACGCGAGAGGCACTGCGCCGGGCCACCAACGTGCTTCGCGCTGGCGCGCTCCTCGCCCACCAGCACCCCGGCCTTCGGCTCCGGGTGATTGGATCGGCCGCCAGCGACCCTGACCTGCAAGTGCTCGCCTCCGCGCTCGGCCTCGCGCGGCGCGTGGAGTGGTTCTCGCAGGCCGCGAGCATCGGAACCGCGCTCGAGGGAGCGTCCGCCGGCTGGGTGGTCGCCGATGGAGACGACGCGGGACTCGGCATGCTGCAACTCATGGCGCACGGCGTCGTGCCGCTCGCCGAACGCACGCCGGTGGCGATGCGATACGTCACGCCGAGCGTGCACGGGATCCTGATGGCGACGCTCGATCCTCCCGCCATGGCCGCCGAGACGACGCTGCTGCTCGCCGATCGTGAGCGGCGCGCCACGATGGGCGCTGCCGGCCGCGCGCGGGTGGAGCGGGAGTTCACGCTGCGCGACATGCTCGCCGGGTTCGAGCAGGCGGCGCGCGGGTCGCGCGATCGACGGACGCCCGCATGA